In Carassius auratus strain Wakin chromosome 49, ASM336829v1, whole genome shotgun sequence, one DNA window encodes the following:
- the dnajc13 gene encoding dnaJ homolog subfamily C member 13 isoform X1, whose amino-acid sequence MNVLKDNRDLACFYTTKHSWRGKYKRVFSVGTHGITTYNPSTLEVTNQWPYGDICGIAPVGKGQGTEFSLTFRKGSGKKSETLKFSTEHRTELLTEALRFRTDFSEGKITGRRYNCFKHHWSDARRSVCLEVTPGGIDQIDPQTNRVICSYDYRCVEGFAELSDYQGGFCVLYGGFGRLHLFASEHRDEIIRSAIEHAGNFIGITLRLRKDPLSFEGFLGERLGKYSSDECITSLTEFIVQKITPRHTEPVKRILALTETCLVERDPASYNIVTIKPFGEVFALICDADNPQVFTVEFIRGQIRKYCSTERDSLLASLLDSVRASGNRDVCVKMAPTHRGQRWGLLSMPVDEEVESLHLRFLAAPPNCNFADAVFRFNANISYSGVLHAVTQDGLFSENKEKLISNAVLALLSQDVELPGPNSELEAQFQALRRLVASKAGFQAFTQLPKFREKLGVKTVKALKRNQNGVTHAAIDMLCALMCPMHDDYDLRQEQLNKASLLSSKKFLENLLEKLISNVEHGSGALVISSLLDFLTFALCAPYSETTESQQFDMLLEMVASDGRTLFKLFQHPSMAIVKGAGLIMKAIIEEGEKEISSKMQELALSEGALPRHLHTSMFTISSDQRMLTNRQLSRHLVGLWTAENPTALNLLKRILPTGLLAYLDSSDPVPEKDVDRMHIRDNVKIATDQFGRNKVPEWQRIAGKAAKEVEKFAKEKADVVLMHWRDKMGITQKEQDRNNLSVNQKPVILRKRRQRIKIESNWELFYYKFQLDHARSNLIWNLKTREELRDALEAEMRSFGVDRELGSASIISWNHQEFEVKYECLSDEIKIGDYYLRLLLEEDENEESGAIKRSYEFFNELYHRFLLTPKVAMKCVCLQALSIVYGKCCEEIGPFADTKYIVGMLDRCTDKLERDRLILFLNKLILNKRNVKDVMDSNGVRILVDLLTLAHLHTNRATVPLQSNVLEASPDMKRESEKEWYFGNADKERRGPFGFEEMQEFWSAGTLTAKTRCWAQGMDGWRPLQSIPQLKWCLLAGGQAVMNETDLATLILNMLITMCSYFPSRDQDNAIIRPLPKVKRLISDNTCLPHIVQLLLTFDPILVEKVANLLYLVMQDNPNLQRLYLSGVFFFIMMYTGSNVLPVARFLKYTHLKQAFKSEEAKGLDIVQRSVLGSMLPEAMVCYLENYEAERFSEIFLGEFDTPEAIWSSEMRRLMIEKIAAHLADFSPRLQSNTRALYQYCPIPVVSFPQLDNELFCNIYYLRHLCDSTRFPDWPIRDPVKLLKDTLDAWKREVEKKPPSMSVDDAYEVLNLPKGQGQHEESKIRKAYFRLAQKYHPDKNPEGRDMFEKVNKAYEFLCTKSARIVDGPDPENIILILKAQSILFNRHKQDLEPYKYAGYPMLIKTITLETGDEQLFSKTSALLPAAAELAFHTVNCSALNAEELRRESGIEVLMEALSRCVSVLTASSRPEDMAVQVCGHVCRCYSVAAQFEECREKIVELPNIIRDVCHILYYSKGLPRLASLVVECVSSLAVDFFLQTHLYQAGVLWHLLASLFSYDYTLEESGVQASHDTNQQQVCNSLAKLSVVALGRLAGYSGARSPEESPAGELNGGGAAAHPPENPAIRKSLAAMLTPYISRRLGRSSPAEVLKLLNSNSENPYLIWNNGTRAELMEFLEEQQESSIKRGECDKSFGSEFLFSEHRKELIVGEIFVRVYNEQPLFPLEYPKAFASSLLDYVGSQAQYLHTLMAMTQTNKLESQQHAQRLRWAEMALEALRNVIKNNPGTETECIGHFKLLFSLLRVHGAGRVQQLALEVVNTVTVNQDCVVNIAESLVLPNLLVLLHSLPSSRQLVLETLYALTSNTKIITEAMNRGALIYLLDLFCNSTHPQVRTQTADLFSKMTSDKLVGPKVRLTLMRFLPGVFMDAMRDNPEAAVHIFEGTHENPELIWNDSSRETVSTSVREMMLEHFKQQKDNPDVSWKLPEDFSVPYGAGQGELAVGGVFLRIYIAQPGWVLRKPREFLVSLMDTLTTLLEKNNPNGEALETVTTAAVCLFSTQTQLADQVPPLGHLPRVLTALSHKNNAVPKSAIRLIHVLSDNELCVRSMAALDTIGPLMTGMKLRADMAALACEALNRMFQREQTELVAQALRVDLVPYLLKLLEGVGLETLENQSATKAQIVKALKSMTRSLQFGEQVNEILSRSTVWSAFKDQKHDLFISDSQTAGYLTGPGVAGYLTAGSGSTVMPSVPPPVDNDTGDS is encoded by the exons GTACAAGCGTGTGTTCTCCGTGGGAACTCATGGCATCACCACATACAACCCCAGCACACTGGAAGTGACCAATCAG TGGCCTTACGGAGATATCTGTGGCATCGCTCCGGTCGGGAAAGGCCAGGGAACAGAGTTCAGCCTCACCTTCCGCAAGGGCAGCGGGAAGAAGTCCGAAACACTCAAGTTCTCCACGGAGCATCGCACAGAGCTGCTAACAGAAGCACTG AGATTCAGAACAGACTTCTCAGAGGGAAAAATCACTGGAAGA CGCTATAACTGCTTCAAGCACCACTGGAGCGACGCTCGGAGGAGTGTGTGTCTGGAGGTGACTCCGGGAGGCATCGATCAGATCGACCCTCAGACCAACCGTGTGATCTGCTCGTACGACTACCGCTGCGTGGAGGGCTTCGCCGAGCTCTCTGACTATCAGGGAGGCTTCTGTGTGCTGTATGGAGGCTTCGGCAGACTG catctGTTTGCGTCCGAGCACCGTGATGAGATCATTCGCAGTGCGATCGAACACGCTGGGAACTTCATCGGCATCACGCTGCGTCTGCGTAAGGATCCTCTGAGCTTCGAGGGCTTCCTCGGCGAGCGTCTGGGGAAGTACAGTTCGGACGAGTGCATCACCTCACTGACCGAGTTCATCGTGCAGAAGATCACGCCGCGGCACACG GAGCCTGTGAAGAGGATCCTAGCGCTCACAGAGACGTGTCTGGTGGAGCGAGACCCTGCCTCTTACAACATCGTCACCATCAAGCCCTTCGGAGAG gtgttcGCTCTGATCTGTGATGCAGACAATCCTCAGGTGTTCACTGTCGAGTTCATCCGTGGTCAGATACGCAAGTACTGCTCCACAGAAAG ggactCTCTGCTGGCGAGTCTGCTGGACAGCGTGCGTGCGTCGGGGAACAGGGACGTGTGTGTGAAGATGGCCCCCACACACAGGGGTCAGCGCTGGGGTCTGCTCAGCATGCCTGTGGATGAGGAGGTGGAGAGCCTGCACCTGCGCTTCCTCGCTGCTCCTCCCA ATTGTAATTTTGCAGATGCAGTGTTCAGATTTAACGCCAACATCTCTTACAGTGGAGTGTTACACGCCGTCACTCAGGAC GGTCTTTTCTCAGAGAACAAGGAGAAACTGATCAGTAATGCGGTCCTGGCGCTCTTATCTCAGGATGTGGAGCTGCCGGGGCCCAACTCTGAGCTGGAGGCACAGTTCCAGGCCCTCAGGCGTCTGGTGGCATCTAAAGCGGGCTTCCAGGCCTTCACACAGCTGCCCAA GTTTAGAGAGAAGCTGGGAGTGAAAACTGTTAAAGCACTGAAGAGAAACCAGAACGGTGTGACGCATGCAGCCATAGACATGCTGTGTGCTCTCATGTGT CCGATGCACGATGATTACGACCTGCGCCAGGAGCAGCTGAACAAAGCCTCTCTGCTCTCCTCAAAGAAGTTCCTGGAGAATCTGCTGGAGAAGCTGATCAGTAACGTG GAGCACGGCTCAGGAGCACTAGTGATCAGCTCACTGCTGGACTTCCTGACCTTTGCCCTCTGCGCTCCTTACAGCGAGACCACCGAGAGCCAGCAGTTCGACATGTTGCTGGAGATGGTGGCCTCCGACGGACGCACGCTCTTCAAACTCTTCCAG CATCCCTCGATGGCCATCGTCAAAGGTGCGGGTCTGATCATGAAGGCCATCATCGAG GAGGGAGAGAAGGAGATCTCCAGTAAGATGCAGGAGCTGGCTCTGAGTGAAGGAGCTCTGCCCAGACACCTGCACACCTCCATGTTCACCATCAGCTCTGACCAGCGGATGCTCACCAACAG ACAGCTGAGTCGTCACCTGGTGGGTCTGTGGACGGCAGAAAACCCCACGGCCCTGAACCTGCTGAAGAGGATCCTG CCCACCGGTCTGCTGGCGTATCTGGACAGCTCTGACCCCGTGCCTGAGAAGGACGTGGACCGCATGCACATACGAGACAACGTGAAGATCGCCACG GACCAGTTTGGCAGGAATAAGGTCCCGGAGTGGCAGCGTATCGCAGGTAAAGCTGCTAAAGAGGTGGAGAAGTTCGCCAAAGAGAAGGCTGACGTGGTTCTGATGCACTGGAGAGATAAGATGGGCATCACTCAGAAGGAG CAGGACAGGAACAACCTG AGTGTAAACCAGAAGCCGGTGATCCTGAGGAAGAGACGGCAGCGGATCAAGATCGAGTCCAACTGGGAGCTGTTCTACTACAA gttccAGCTGGATCACGCTCGCTCGAACCTGATCTGGAACCTGAAGACACGTGAGGAGCTGCGGGACGCTCTGGAGGCCGAGATGCGCTCCTTCGGGGTGGACCGAGAGCTGGGCAGCGCTAGCATCATCTCCTGGAACCACCAAGAGTTCGAG GTGAAGTACGAGTGTCTCTCTGACGAGATTAAGATCGGAGATTATTACCTGCGTCTGCTGCTGGAGGAGGATGAGAACGAGGAGTCTGGAGCCATCAAGAGATC ATACGAGTTCTTTAACGAGCTCTACCATCGCTTCCTGCTGACTCCTAAAGTGGCcatgaagtgtgtgtgtctgcaggcgCTCTCCATCGTCTACGGGAAGTGCTGCGAGGAGATCGGACCGTTCGCTGACACCAAGTACATCGTGGGCATGCTGGACCGG TGTACAGACAAGCTGGAGAGAGACCgactcatcctcttcctcaacaAACTCATCCTCAACAAG AGAAATGTGAAGGATGTGATGGACTCTAACGGAGTGCGTATACTGGTGGATCTGCTGACCCTTGCTCACCTTCACACTAACAGAGCCACGGTGCCGCTGCAG AGTAATGTGTTGGAGGCTTCTCCAGACATGAAGCGCGAGAGCGAGAAGGAGTGGTACTTCGGGAACGCAGATAAAGAGAGGAGAGGGCCTTTCGGCTTTGAGGAG ATGCAGGAGTTCTGGAGCGCTGGGACGCTAACGGCTAAGACCCGCTGCTGGGCTCAGGGCATGGACGGCTGGCGGCCGCTGCAGTCCATCCCTCAGCTGAAGTGGTGTCTGCTGGCCGGAGGACAGGCCGTGATGAACGAGACCGATCTGGCCACGCTCATCCTCAACATGCTGATCACCATGTGCTCCTACTTCCCCAGCCG ggATCAGGACAATGCCATCATCAGACCTCTCCCGAAGGTGAAGAGACTCATCAGTGATAACACCTGTCTGCCACACATCGTCCAG CTGctcctgacctttgaccccatcCTGGTGGAGAAGGTGGCTAACCTGCTGTACCTGGTGATGCAGGACAACCCTAACCTGCAGCGTCTCTACCTGAGCGGagtcttcttcttcatcatgatGTACACCGGCTCAAACGTGCTGCCCGTAGCCCG GTTCCTGAAGTACACTCACCTGAAGCAGGCCTTTAAATCCGAGGAG GCTAAAGGTCTGGACATCGTTCAGAGGAGTGTGTTGGGCTCCATGCTGCCGGAGGCCATGGTGTGTTACCTGGAGAACTACGAGGCCGAGCGCTTCTCCGAGATCTTCCTGGGAGAGTTTGACACGCCTGAAGCCATCTGGAGCAGCGAGATGAG GCGTCTGATGATCGAGAAGATCGCCGCTCATCTGGCAGACTTCAGTCCTCGTCTGCAGAGTAACACTCGTGCTCTCTATCAGTACTGTCCCATTCCTGTGGTCAGCTTCCCTCAGCTGGACAACGAGCTCTTCTGCAACATCTATTACCTGCGGCACCTGTGTGACTCCACACGCTTCCCCGACTGGCCCATACGAGacccg GTGAAGCTGCTGAAGGACACTCTGGACGCCTGGAAGAGAGAGGTGGAGAAGAAGCCGCCCTCCATGTCTGTGGATGACGCCTATGAAGTGCTGAACCTCCCTAAAGGACAGGGACA GCATGAAGAGAGTAAAATAAGGAAAGCTTACTTCAGATTGGCCCAAAAATACCATCCAGACAAAAATCCTGAGGGCAGG gACATGTTTGAGAAGGTCAACAAGGCCTACGAGTTCCTCTGCACCAAATCGGCTCGTATCGTGGACGGTCCTGACCCAGAGAACATCATCCTGATCCTCAAAGCCCAGAGCATCCTGTTCAACAGACACAAGCAGG atcTGGAGCCGTATAAATACGCCGGCTACCCCATGCTAATTAAGACCATCACCCTGGAGACGGGTGACGAGCAGCTGTTCTCCAAGACCTCGGCTCTGTTACCGGCCGCCGCGGAGCTGGCCTTCCACACCGTCAACTGTTCAGCGCTGAACGCGGAGGAGCTGCGGCGGGAGAGCGGCATCGAG GTGCTGATGGAGGCTCTGTCCCGCTGTGTGTCTGTGCTCACCGCCTCCAGCAGACCGGAGGACATGGCAGTGCAG GTGTGTGGACACGTCTGTAGGTGCTACAGCGTCGCTGCTCAGTTCGAGGAGTGCAGAGAGAAGATAGTGGAGCTTCCCAACATTATTAGAGATGTTTGTCACATTCTCTACTACAGCAAG GGTCTGCCGCGCTTGGCGTCTCTGGTGGTGGAGTGCGTCAGCTCCTTGGCGGTGGACTTCTTCCTGCAGACGCACCTGTATCAGGCCGGGGTCCTGTGGCACCTGCTGGCGAGCCTCTTCAGCTACGACTACACGCTGGAGGAGAGTGGCGTGCAGGCCAGCCACGACACCAACCAGCAGCAGGTGTGCAACAGTCTGGCCAAGTTGAGCGTGGTGGCCCTCGGGCGGCTGGCGGGGTACAGCGGGGCCCGGAGCCCAGAGGAGAGTCCAGCCGGAGAGCTCAATGGTGGAGGAGCCGCAGCACACCCTCCGGAGAACCCTGCCATCAGGAAGAGTCTGGCTGCCATGCTGACGCCCTACATCTCACGCAGACTGGGCCGCAGCTCGCCTGCAGAG GTGCTGAAGCTGCTGAACAGTAACTCAGAGAACCCGTACTTGATCTGGAACAATGGGACGAGAGCGGAGCTGATGGAGTTCCTAGAGGAGCAGCAGGAGAGCAGCATCAAGAGA GGAGAGTGTGACAAGAGCTTCGGCTCAGAGTTCCTGTTCAGTGAACACAGGAAGGAGCTGATCGTGGGAGAGATCTTCGTTAGGGTTTATAACGAGCAGCCCCTGTTTCCTCTGGAG TATCCGAAAGCGTTCGCGTCGAGTCTCTTGGACTATGTGGGCTCTCAGGCTCAGTATCTGCACACACTGATGGCGATGACGCAGACTAATAAGCTGGAGTCGCAGCAGCACGCTCAGAGACTGCGCTGGGCCGAGATGGCGCTGGAAGCTCTCCGCAACGTCATCAAGAACAACCCAG gcACTGAGACGGAGTGCATCGGTCACTTCAAGCTGCTCTTCTCTCTGCTGAGGGTCCACGGCGCTGGAAGAGTCCAGCAGCTGGCTTTAGAG GTGGTGAATACTGTCACAGTAAACCAGGACTGTGTGGTCAACATTGCTGAGTCTCTGGTTCTGCCCAATCTGCTGGTCCTGCTGCACTCCTTACCCTCCA GTCGTCAGCTGGTGCTGGAGACGCTTTACGCTCTGACCTCCAACACCAAGATCATCACTGAGGCCATgaacagag GTGCGCTGATCTACCTGCTGGATCTGTTCTGTAACTCCACCCATCCTCAGGTGCGCACGCAGACGGCTGATCTCTTCTCCAAGATGACTTCAGACAAGCTGGTGGGACCCAAG GTGCGTCTGACCCTGATGCGCTTCCTGCCGGGTGTATTCATGGACGCCATGCGTGATAACCCCGAGGCGGCGGTGCACATATTCGAGGGAACCCACGAGAACCCTGAGCTGATCTGGAACGACAGCTCGAGAGAAACCGTCTCCACCAGCGTCAGAGAGATGATGCTGGA GCACTTCAAGCAGCAGAAGGACAATCCTGACGTCAGCTGGAAG CTGCCGGAGGATTTCTCTGTGCCGTACGGAGCAGGTCAGGGCGAGCTGGCGGTCGGCGGGGTGTTCCTGAGGATCTACATCGCTCAGCCCGGCTGGGTCCTACGCAAGCCCAGAGAGTTCCTGGTGTCGCTGATGGACACGCTGACCACGCTGCTGGAGAAGAACAACCCGAAC GGTGAGGCTCTGGAGACGGTGACCACCGCAGCCGTGTGTCTCTTCAGCACACAGACACAGCTGGCCGATCAGGTTCCTCCTCTCGGACATCTGCCCCGCGTCCTGACCGCACTCAGCCACAAGAACAACGCCGTGCCCAAGAGTGCCATCCGCCTCATCCACGTGCTCTCAGACAACGAG ctGTGTGTGCGCTCCATGGCTGCGCTGGACACCATCGGGCCGCTGATGACGGGGATGAAGCTCAGGGCTGATATGGCAGCACTGGCCTGTGAAGCTCTGAACCGCATGTTCCAGCGAGAGCAGACCGAACTGGTCGCACAG GCTCTTCGAGTGGATCTGGTGCCGTACCTGCTGAAGCTGTTGGAGGGAGTCGGGTTGGAGACTCTTGAAAACCAATCAGCAACCAAAGCTCAGATCGTCAAAGCGCTCAAATCCATGACCCGCAGCCTGCAGTTTGGAGAACAG GTGAATGAGATCCTCTCTCGTTCCACTGTGTGGAGTGCCTTCAAAGACCAGAAACACGACCTCTTCATCTCTGACTCCCAGACCGCAGGTTACCTGACAG GTCCAGGAGTGGCAGGTTATCTGACAGCAGGCAGTGGCTCTACAGTGATGCCGAGTGTCCCGCCGCCCGTAGACAATGACACCGGAGACTCATGA